A genomic stretch from Marinobacter fonticola includes:
- a CDS encoding HDOD domain-containing protein: protein MWRLFNWLKPKDADQPATLRRESGLLNSARPNEDAEDATRHALRQLESHLFSWLLDATPAQINQDTPHEPVIRQALQERIADNALVELPRQPAVLPKLIRALSDENVSRHELSEIVLADPALTDQLLHVANSPFFLPGEQHIESVEQAIFLLGINGVRSVASAAVLRPMMTARNSQEALFAQRVWRWGLACARAAELIANTRGADGNTFFMVGLMPSLAYITLRREVARLYKSEYPGEVMDPAVVRSALRHCSWATAQIIATKWDLPPRYHAYLLAAERPAPHTEHTPLNDGIILGTREVLRHAHQRNLPEEHLITALQLDKNQFQSIRDALLNMLRDPSRPNAG, encoded by the coding sequence ATGTGGCGCCTGTTTAATTGGCTAAAACCGAAAGACGCTGATCAACCCGCTACGTTACGCCGCGAGTCCGGGTTGCTGAATTCCGCACGCCCTAACGAAGACGCCGAGGATGCGACCCGCCATGCGCTACGTCAGCTCGAAAGCCACCTCTTCAGCTGGCTACTGGATGCAACACCCGCCCAGATAAATCAGGATACGCCCCACGAGCCGGTGATACGCCAGGCACTGCAGGAACGCATCGCCGATAACGCCTTGGTGGAACTGCCACGCCAGCCAGCCGTTCTCCCCAAGCTGATACGGGCGCTCTCGGACGAGAACGTCAGTCGTCACGAGCTGTCCGAGATCGTCCTCGCCGATCCGGCGCTAACCGACCAGCTCCTGCATGTGGCCAACAGTCCGTTCTTTCTGCCTGGCGAGCAACATATCGAATCGGTCGAACAGGCGATTTTTCTTTTGGGCATTAACGGCGTGCGCAGTGTTGCCTCGGCCGCCGTGCTGCGACCGATGATGACCGCCCGCAACAGCCAGGAGGCGCTATTCGCTCAGCGTGTCTGGCGCTGGGGTTTGGCGTGCGCCCGGGCGGCGGAACTGATCGCCAATACACGCGGCGCCGACGGCAATACGTTCTTTATGGTGGGACTGATGCCGTCGCTGGCGTACATCACCCTACGGCGCGAAGTCGCGCGACTGTACAAAAGCGAGTATCCGGGTGAAGTGATGGATCCGGCGGTAGTTCGCAGTGCCCTGCGCCACTGCAGCTGGGCAACGGCGCAGATCATTGCCACGAAGTGGGACTTGCCGCCACGCTACCACGCCTATCTGCTAGCAGCAGAGCGGCCTGCGCCACACACTGAGCACACGCCACTGAACGATGGCATCATTCTTGGCACGCGCGAAGTGCTGCGACATGCTCATCAGCGCAATCTGCCCGAGGAGCACTTAATCACAGCACTGCAGCTGGATAAGAACCAATTCCAGTCCATCCGCGACGCATTGCTCAACATGCTGCGGGACCCGTCCCGCCCCAACGCAGGCTGA
- a CDS encoding efflux RND transporter permease subunit translates to MADSPGQHRNDILGRFAQHRVAANLLMLIMLMAGIYALTGLNRQFLPNFATDFITVTVVWPGASAEDVARSITTPLEQELRNLDNVKEMKSTSTLGYGNIVIEYEEGTDMGIALDQVNEHVGLVRNLPSDAERPEISKYIRNEPIATVILTGQARLEALRPMAYRFEDALLGRGVAKVELTGLPEREIAIEVDSENIANLGMSLPQLGQRIVGQSQDIPAGTVGDEESAREIRSLEKGRTASQFANMAIMTTADGRRLTLGDVAEISLQPKDNAVEVFYRGQPAVLMQLQRAETSDALKSAEIMQGWLEDTRPTLPKNIQLIVFDEQYELIVDRINLLLKNGIGGLILVVGILFVFLNGRIAFWVAAGIPISFMGTLAILWFNGGSINMVSLFALIMALGIIVDDAIVVAEDAMTHYQRGERSLQAAEGGARRMLVPVMSSSLTTIAAFLPLMLVSGIIGQILRDIPFVVICVIIASLIESFLILPGHLRASFHKHHHREESPLRQKLDRGFNRFRDHWFRPMAEWSLDNRGTVIVATGCALVVSLAIVMSGHVRFTFFPTPESSRIVAAVKFAAGTPPSDVKAYGRVMENALWQTSSALKDDSELVKMAVLQLNRASFDGGVSIERGEQYAMVSVELVTPDARTVRNPAFIAAWRDALPQLAGVEQLSITSPQGGPPGKPLDIFISGAEAGTLKQAAESLKESLRSYEGVTDILDDLPYGKQQYIFSLTPLAQSLGLTIDDVGRQMRAALDGQLLQVFYDAHDEVEVRIMLPEAERNLQRTLDTLPIVTPSGNTTPLANVINLESRRGLSLLRHTDGQLGVHVTADVDTTVTNANQVVADLQQDVISNLQSTFGVNTRFEGKAEEQRETGQDMMAGALIGLALIYIILAWVFGAYSWPLAVMIAIPFGLCGAILGHLLLGIDLTILSLFGMFGLSGIVINDSIILVTFYKELREGGMAIREALVEAACQRLRAVLLTSLTTISGLLPLLFETSLQAQFLIPMAVSIAFGLAVGTFLILLVVPVLLSLIEGVSNRLQRARLRPADAPGQGD, encoded by the coding sequence ATGGCTGACAGCCCCGGCCAGCATCGCAACGATATTCTCGGCCGGTTCGCCCAGCACCGGGTTGCCGCCAACTTACTGATGCTGATCATGCTGATGGCCGGCATCTATGCGCTTACCGGGCTCAATCGCCAGTTCCTGCCCAATTTCGCGACCGACTTCATCACCGTAACTGTGGTCTGGCCGGGTGCCAGCGCCGAGGACGTGGCGCGGTCGATCACCACCCCGCTGGAGCAGGAACTGCGCAATCTCGACAACGTGAAGGAGATGAAGTCCACCTCGACACTGGGTTACGGCAATATCGTGATCGAGTACGAGGAAGGCACGGACATGGGCATTGCCCTGGACCAGGTCAACGAACACGTCGGTCTGGTCCGCAACCTGCCCAGCGACGCCGAACGCCCCGAGATCAGCAAATACATCCGCAACGAGCCGATAGCTACCGTGATCCTCACCGGTCAGGCACGGCTGGAGGCCTTGCGCCCCATGGCCTACCGCTTTGAAGACGCGCTCCTAGGCCGGGGCGTGGCCAAGGTGGAGCTGACCGGCCTGCCGGAGCGGGAAATCGCCATCGAGGTGGACAGCGAGAACATTGCCAACCTGGGGATGTCACTGCCGCAACTGGGGCAGCGCATTGTCGGCCAAAGTCAGGATATTCCCGCCGGTACCGTGGGCGACGAGGAGTCCGCCCGGGAAATCCGCAGCCTGGAAAAAGGCCGCACCGCCAGCCAGTTCGCCAACATGGCGATCATGACGACCGCCGACGGACGCCGCCTGACCCTGGGCGACGTCGCCGAGATCTCACTGCAGCCCAAGGACAATGCGGTTGAAGTCTTCTACCGGGGCCAGCCGGCGGTACTGATGCAACTGCAGCGGGCCGAAACCAGCGATGCGCTGAAATCGGCAGAGATTATGCAGGGCTGGCTGGAAGACACGCGCCCCACCCTGCCCAAGAACATCCAGCTCATCGTCTTCGACGAGCAGTACGAGCTGATCGTCGACCGCATTAACTTGCTGCTCAAGAATGGGATTGGCGGCTTGATCCTGGTGGTCGGCATCCTGTTCGTGTTCCTCAACGGCCGCATCGCCTTTTGGGTCGCCGCAGGCATTCCTATCTCCTTTATGGGAACACTGGCGATCCTGTGGTTTAACGGCGGCAGCATCAACATGGTGAGCCTGTTCGCGCTGATTATGGCCTTGGGTATTATTGTCGACGATGCCATCGTGGTCGCAGAGGACGCCATGACCCACTACCAGCGAGGCGAGCGCTCGTTGCAGGCGGCAGAAGGCGGGGCCCGGCGCATGCTGGTACCGGTGATGAGTTCCTCGCTCACCACCATCGCCGCCTTCCTGCCGCTGATGCTGGTGAGCGGAATCATCGGGCAGATCCTGCGGGATATACCGTTCGTGGTGATCTGCGTGATCATCGCCTCGCTAATCGAAAGTTTCCTGATTCTGCCGGGCCACCTGCGGGCTTCGTTCCACAAACACCATCATCGCGAAGAAAGCCCCTTGCGCCAGAAACTCGACCGGGGGTTCAACCGCTTTCGCGACCATTGGTTCCGGCCTATGGCCGAATGGAGCCTGGACAACCGGGGTACGGTGATCGTAGCGACCGGCTGCGCTCTGGTCGTCAGCCTGGCGATCGTCATGTCCGGCCACGTGCGCTTCACCTTCTTTCCAACGCCGGAATCTTCGCGCATCGTTGCCGCGGTGAAATTCGCGGCCGGCACGCCGCCGTCGGACGTCAAGGCTTATGGGCGAGTGATGGAAAATGCACTATGGCAGACCAGCAGCGCACTAAAAGACGATAGCGAGCTGGTCAAGATGGCGGTCCTCCAATTGAACCGGGCCTCTTTCGATGGTGGCGTCTCTATCGAGCGGGGCGAACAATACGCCATGGTGTCGGTAGAACTGGTGACGCCGGACGCCCGCACGGTGCGCAACCCGGCGTTTATCGCGGCCTGGCGCGACGCCCTGCCGCAACTGGCAGGTGTGGAACAGCTGTCGATTACCAGTCCCCAGGGCGGTCCACCGGGCAAGCCACTGGATATTTTCATTTCCGGCGCCGAGGCCGGCACGCTCAAACAAGCCGCCGAATCCCTGAAGGAATCCCTGCGCAGTTACGAGGGCGTGACCGATATTCTCGACGACCTGCCCTATGGCAAGCAGCAATACATCTTCTCTCTAACACCGCTGGCCCAGTCCCTCGGCCTGACCATCGACGACGTGGGGCGCCAGATGCGCGCGGCGCTAGATGGCCAGCTGCTGCAAGTGTTCTACGATGCCCACGACGAGGTCGAAGTGCGCATCATGCTGCCCGAAGCAGAGCGCAACCTGCAGCGCACCCTGGATACCTTGCCCATCGTGACACCCAGCGGCAACACCACGCCCCTGGCCAATGTAATCAACCTGGAATCCAGACGCGGTCTGTCGTTGCTGCGCCACACCGACGGCCAACTGGGTGTGCACGTCACCGCCGACGTGGACACCACCGTCACCAATGCCAACCAGGTGGTTGCCGACTTGCAACAGGATGTGATTAGCAATCTGCAAAGCACCTTCGGCGTGAATACCCGCTTCGAGGGCAAGGCGGAGGAACAGCGGGAAACCGGGCAGGATATGATGGCCGGCGCCCTGATCGGCCTGGCGCTGATCTACATCATTCTCGCTTGGGTATTCGGCGCCTACAGTTGGCCTCTGGCCGTGATGATCGCCATTCCGTTCGGCCTGTGCGGTGCCATTTTGGGCCACCTGCTGCTGGGCATCGATCTCACCATACTGTCGCTGTTCGGCATGTTCGGCCTGTCGGGAATCGTGATCAACGACTCGATTATCCTGGTCACCTTCTATAAGGAGCTGCGCGAGGGCGGCATGGCGATCCGGGAAGCCCTGGTGGAAGCGGCTTGCCAACGTCTTCGCGCGGTTCTGCTCACCTCGCTGACGACGATCAGTGGCCTGCTCCCCCTGCTATTCGAGACCTCGCTACAGGCACAGTTCCTGATCCCCATGGCCGTCAGCATCGCTTTTGGTCTGGCCGTGGGTACGTTCCTGATCCTGTTGGTGGTGCCGGTGCTGTTATCGTTGATCGAAGGCGTTTCGAACCGGCTGCAGCGGGCCCGTCTCCGCCCGGCGGATGCCCCGGGCCAGGGGGACTGA
- a CDS encoding efflux RND transporter periplasmic adaptor subunit — MPIILIILAVAVVAVLFMRKPAPPESTAEEKTWPIQTTVVESTARAPQLRLLGRIETPYQSTLSAAVTADVAALPVLEGHTVAEGEVIVELDDTEVKLLLDQRQADVDELQSQIRQEQNQFEADRRLLEREKSLVALAERALDRERRLEASNLNSQARIDQARQSLQAAEISLVNRELAVANHESRLQSLKARLARAQALQEQARLDLQRTEIRAPFAGVVTDLQASPGERVRPGEVLASLYATGNLEVRAQIPMQRIGVVQQALADEAVITATTLVDDQTYRLQLARLSGQVNPGAGGVDGLFRFTDDTPPAALNRTLDITLELPAQSNLFSVPVSALYDEQTLFRIADGRLEALQVTVVGDRFGEHGQRLLVRAKALKTGDRILTTQLPNAISGLKVTVTNPESDHG; from the coding sequence TTGCCTATCATCCTCATTATCCTTGCCGTTGCGGTTGTGGCGGTGCTGTTTATGAGGAAACCCGCACCGCCCGAATCCACGGCGGAAGAAAAGACCTGGCCAATCCAGACGACGGTCGTTGAATCGACTGCCCGGGCGCCGCAACTACGCTTGCTAGGCCGGATCGAAACCCCCTACCAATCCACCTTGAGCGCCGCCGTCACCGCAGACGTCGCCGCCCTGCCTGTCCTTGAAGGCCATACGGTAGCCGAGGGCGAGGTGATCGTCGAACTGGACGACACCGAAGTGAAGCTGCTGCTCGACCAGCGCCAGGCGGACGTCGATGAGCTGCAGAGCCAGATCCGTCAGGAACAGAACCAATTCGAAGCCGACCGGCGCCTGCTCGAACGGGAGAAATCCCTGGTGGCCCTGGCTGAGCGAGCCCTGGACCGCGAGCGACGCCTGGAAGCCTCAAATCTCAACAGTCAGGCCCGCATCGATCAGGCACGGCAGTCATTACAGGCCGCGGAGATCTCTCTGGTTAATCGGGAGCTGGCGGTGGCCAATCACGAGAGCCGCCTGCAATCCCTCAAGGCGCGGCTCGCGCGCGCTCAGGCGCTGCAAGAGCAAGCCCGCCTCGATTTACAGCGCACGGAAATTCGCGCCCCGTTTGCCGGAGTGGTAACCGATCTCCAGGCCAGCCCTGGCGAGCGCGTGCGGCCCGGCGAAGTGCTGGCCAGTCTCTACGCCACCGGCAACCTCGAAGTCCGCGCCCAGATCCCCATGCAGCGTATTGGCGTGGTCCAGCAAGCACTGGCGGACGAAGCGGTGATTACCGCGACCACACTGGTCGATGACCAGACCTACCGGCTCCAACTCGCCCGTCTTTCCGGTCAAGTCAATCCAGGCGCGGGCGGTGTCGATGGACTATTCCGGTTTACCGACGACACACCGCCCGCCGCCCTGAATCGCACACTGGATATCACTCTGGAGCTACCCGCTCAGTCGAACCTGTTCTCGGTACCCGTCTCCGCGCTCTACGACGAACAGACCCTGTTCCGTATTGCCGACGGCCGCCTGGAGGCTCTACAGGTCACCGTGGTGGGTGACCGCTTCGGTGAGCATGGGCAGCGCCTGCTCGTACGCGCCAAGGCACTGAAGACTGGCGACCGCATTCTCACCACCCAGTTGCCCAATGCAATCAGCGGTCTCAAGGTCACGGTGACGAACCCGGAGTCCGACCATGGCTGA
- a CDS encoding adenosylmethionine--8-amino-7-oxononanoate transaminase, whose translation MRNADLVKRDLKSVWHPCTQMKDHESLPLIPIKRGEGVWLEDFEQNRYIDAVSSWWVNLFGHANPRINAAIREQTEQLEHVILAGFSHEPVVNLSERLIDVTPDGLNKCFYADNGSSAIEAALKMSYHYWRNQGQPAKKNFVNLGNSYHGETLGALALGDVSLYKDTYEPLLMQVITAPSPDAFNREAGESWEDYALRQFEGMEKILAERHDEICAVVVEPLIQCAGNMRMHHAIYHKKLREACDKYGVHLIADEIAVGFGRTGTMFACEQAGITPDFMCLSKGLTAGYLPLSVVLTTDTVYDAFYDDYETMRAFLHSHSYTGNPIGCAVALATLDIFRDDNVIENNKRLAQCMSESVAHLSDHPHVGDIRQHGMTLAIEMVKNKASKTPFPWQERRGIKVYRHSLTRQALLRPLGNVVYFMPPYVITEEQIKHLAQVATEGIEIAVRD comes from the coding sequence ATGCGCAATGCTGACCTGGTCAAACGCGACCTTAAATCTGTCTGGCACCCTTGCACCCAGATGAAAGATCACGAATCCCTGCCGCTGATTCCTATCAAGCGTGGCGAAGGGGTGTGGCTGGAAGATTTCGAACAAAATCGCTATATCGACGCGGTCAGTTCCTGGTGGGTGAACCTGTTCGGCCACGCCAATCCGCGCATCAATGCCGCGATCCGCGAGCAGACCGAGCAGCTTGAGCACGTCATCCTCGCCGGCTTCAGCCACGAGCCGGTGGTCAACTTGTCCGAGCGGCTGATCGACGTCACCCCGGACGGCCTCAACAAGTGCTTCTATGCGGACAACGGGTCGTCGGCCATCGAAGCCGCCCTCAAGATGAGCTATCACTACTGGCGCAACCAGGGCCAACCGGCCAAGAAGAACTTCGTCAACCTGGGCAACAGCTATCACGGTGAAACCCTCGGCGCCCTCGCGCTGGGCGACGTCTCCCTCTATAAGGACACCTACGAGCCGCTGCTGATGCAGGTGATCACCGCGCCGTCGCCGGATGCGTTCAACCGCGAAGCGGGCGAAAGCTGGGAAGATTACGCGTTGCGCCAGTTCGAGGGGATGGAGAAGATTCTTGCTGAGCGCCACGACGAAATCTGCGCCGTGGTGGTCGAACCGCTGATCCAGTGCGCCGGTAACATGCGCATGCATCACGCGATCTACCACAAGAAACTGCGCGAAGCCTGCGACAAATACGGCGTACATCTGATCGCCGACGAAATCGCCGTCGGCTTTGGCCGCACCGGGACAATGTTCGCCTGTGAGCAGGCAGGCATTACGCCCGACTTCATGTGCCTGTCCAAGGGCCTGACCGCCGGTTACCTGCCCCTGTCCGTCGTGCTCACCACCGATACGGTTTACGACGCCTTCTACGACGACTACGAAACCATGCGCGCCTTCCTGCATTCCCACAGCTACACCGGCAACCCGATTGGCTGTGCCGTAGCCCTGGCGACACTGGATATCTTCCGCGACGACAACGTCATCGAGAACAACAAGCGCCTGGCCCAATGCATGAGCGAGTCCGTCGCCCACCTTTCAGATCACCCGCATGTGGGCGATATTCGCCAGCATGGCATGACCCTGGCCATCGAAATGGTTAAAAACAAAGCCAGCAAAACACCGTTTCCTTGGCAAGAGCGCCGCGGCATCAAGGTCTACCGCCACTCGCTGACGCGCCAGGCCCTGCTGCGTCCGCTCGGCAACGTGGTCTACTTCATGCCGCCGTACGTGATCACCGAGGAGCAGATCAAGCATCTGGCCCAGGTGGCTACCGAAGGTATCGAAATCGCGGTCAGGGACTAA
- a CDS encoding 16S rRNA (uracil(1498)-N(3))-methyltransferase yields MRIPRIYSPVALAAGSEVDLEDQAANHVGRVLRMQTGQQIELFNGDGHDYPATLTDVSKKRVQVRLGKPVANVSESPLQVHLGQVVSRGDRMDYAIQKSVEMGVDRITPLVSERCEVKLKGDREDKRLRHWQQVAISAAEQCGRARVPAIEPVSTLADWFAATEATDLRLVLHHRTAQSLAGLAKPETLALLVGPEGGLSDEEIQAAEEVGFLPAALGPRVLRTETAPVAALAVCHWLWGDGQAG; encoded by the coding sequence ATGCGCATCCCCCGAATCTACTCTCCGGTGGCCCTGGCCGCCGGCAGCGAAGTCGACCTCGAAGACCAGGCCGCCAACCACGTGGGCCGGGTGTTGCGTATGCAAACCGGGCAGCAAATTGAACTGTTCAATGGCGACGGCCACGACTATCCTGCAACCCTGACCGACGTCAGCAAGAAGCGCGTGCAGGTGCGCCTCGGCAAACCGGTTGCCAACGTCAGCGAATCGCCCTTGCAAGTCCATCTGGGTCAGGTGGTGTCCCGGGGGGATCGCATGGATTATGCGATTCAGAAGAGTGTGGAAATGGGCGTTGACCGCATCACACCACTGGTCAGCGAGCGTTGCGAGGTGAAACTCAAGGGCGATCGTGAAGACAAGCGCCTGCGCCACTGGCAGCAGGTGGCGATCAGTGCCGCCGAGCAATGCGGGCGGGCGCGTGTGCCGGCTATCGAACCCGTGTCCACACTTGCCGACTGGTTCGCAGCGACCGAGGCCACAGACCTTAGACTAGTGCTGCATCATCGCACCGCGCAGTCGCTGGCCGGACTGGCCAAGCCTGAGACACTGGCATTACTGGTCGGACCGGAAGGCGGGCTGAGTGACGAAGAAATCCAGGCCGCCGAAGAGGTGGGTTTCCTGCCCGCCGCGCTGGGGCCTCGCGTGCTCCGAACCGAAACGGCGCCAGTCGCCGCCCTGGCCGTTTGCCATTGGCTTTGGGGCGACGGCCAGGCTGGATAA
- a CDS encoding DUF445 domain-containing protein yields MSELLHNVEFWQYLSIPVIAALIGWVTNWLAIKMTFYPLEFTGIRPIWGWQGIIPSKARKMAAISVDATIAKIGTVQEIFDQIDPHVLAEYVIHNVEPRTEEYVDELMLKEYPTFWENLPASARNMVYERVRKSTPHLVDNLVDDLSQNIEGLLDIKGMVIDRLAADKRLLNQIFLECGDKEFRFIVNSGFYFGFLFGLIQMVVWYFHQAWWVLPFFGLLVGWATNWIALNVIFRPLEPRKVGPFELQGLFLKRQREVAESFCHIVTHEILTVANIVNAILNGPNGDRAKNMVKKHIKPLVDETAGMGKALTQVAFGPTGFATLKNQVGEKALEISSTSFTNPVFEKDRAEAVEKIMVERMIALSSAEFQDLLRPCFQEDEIKLILVGGALGFAAGAAQFVFVFGQNLF; encoded by the coding sequence ATGAGCGAGCTGCTGCACAACGTTGAATTCTGGCAATACCTCAGCATCCCGGTCATTGCCGCCCTGATCGGTTGGGTGACCAACTGGCTGGCTATCAAGATGACCTTTTACCCGCTGGAGTTCACCGGCATTCGCCCGATTTGGGGCTGGCAGGGCATCATTCCGTCCAAAGCGCGCAAGATGGCCGCCATAAGCGTCGACGCCACCATTGCCAAGATAGGCACGGTGCAGGAAATCTTCGACCAGATCGACCCCCATGTATTGGCCGAATACGTCATCCACAACGTCGAGCCTCGCACCGAGGAATATGTCGACGAGTTGATGCTGAAAGAGTACCCCACCTTTTGGGAAAATCTACCCGCTTCGGCCCGCAACATGGTGTACGAGCGGGTGCGCAAGTCCACGCCTCATCTGGTGGACAATCTGGTGGATGACCTGTCCCAGAACATCGAGGGCCTGTTGGACATCAAGGGCATGGTCATTGACCGGCTGGCGGCCGACAAGCGACTGCTGAACCAGATCTTTCTGGAGTGCGGCGACAAAGAATTCCGCTTCATCGTCAACTCTGGCTTCTACTTTGGCTTCCTGTTCGGCCTGATCCAGATGGTCGTGTGGTACTTCCATCAAGCTTGGTGGGTACTGCCTTTCTTCGGTCTACTGGTCGGCTGGGCCACCAACTGGATCGCCCTGAACGTGATCTTCCGCCCGCTGGAACCCCGGAAAGTCGGCCCCTTCGAGCTCCAAGGCCTGTTCCTCAAACGCCAGCGGGAAGTGGCCGAATCTTTTTGCCACATCGTCACCCACGAGATCCTGACGGTCGCCAACATTGTCAACGCCATCCTCAACGGCCCTAACGGCGATCGCGCCAAAAACATGGTTAAAAAGCATATCAAGCCGCTGGTGGATGAAACCGCGGGCATGGGGAAGGCCCTGACGCAAGTCGCATTCGGCCCCACCGGCTTTGCCACTCTAAAAAATCAGGTGGGGGAAAAAGCACTGGAGATCTCGTCCACCTCGTTCACCAATCCGGTGTTCGAAAAAGACCGCGCCGAAGCCGTCGAAAAGATCATGGTGGAGCGGATGATTGCGCTATCCTCCGCGGAGTTTCAGGACCTCCTGCGGCCCTGTTTCCAAGAAGACGAGATCAAGCTCATCCTGGTCGGTGGTGCACTGGGCTTCGCCGCCGGGGCGGCTCAGTTTGTCTTCGTTTTCGGCCAGAACCTGTTTTAG
- a CDS encoding YihY/virulence factor BrkB family protein: MTSIQFKERLNALEQWILANPNPPRHWPWIGLYKACRIIYAVARDVINGLLTLHAMSLVYTTLLSIVPLLALSFSVLKAMDVHQRIQPFLYQFFEPMGPQGIDMANKVLEFVDNIKVGVLGSVGLALLIYTVISLVQKIEFSFNTIWRVPQMRSLAQRFSNYLSVIMIGPLLMVLAIGISATIFSSTVVQTLIAIEPLGTVVLFLSRFTPFFLVVLAFTFMYVFMPNTKVKPKYALIGGLIAGVTWQGCGMLFASFVAGSARYEAIYSSFAIGIILLIWLYLNWLILLLGSSIVFYIQNPSAIAKRHRVRVSPALQEQVALVLMWLVCKPFSEGKAAPQQERLEQNMGVPAEVSRKISDKLIRGGLLMLAGPAGDGLVPARSLDLISVEDILSVIRADEERLIRRLPKVLPEDLSPLPNCSDPRTMAELLKPHRD, translated from the coding sequence GTGACTTCCATCCAGTTCAAGGAACGTTTAAATGCACTGGAACAATGGATCCTGGCAAATCCCAACCCGCCGCGACACTGGCCCTGGATCGGGCTCTACAAAGCTTGCCGAATCATTTATGCGGTCGCCCGCGATGTGATCAACGGCCTGCTCACGCTACATGCGATGAGCTTGGTCTATACAACGCTACTGAGCATCGTGCCGCTGCTGGCGCTGAGTTTTTCGGTACTCAAGGCCATGGACGTGCATCAGCGCATCCAGCCCTTTCTCTACCAGTTTTTCGAGCCCATGGGTCCACAGGGCATCGATATGGCGAACAAGGTGCTCGAGTTCGTCGATAATATTAAGGTTGGCGTGCTGGGGTCTGTGGGCCTGGCGTTGCTGATCTATACCGTTATTTCTCTGGTGCAGAAGATCGAGTTTTCCTTCAATACCATCTGGCGCGTACCGCAGATGCGCTCCCTCGCCCAGCGTTTTAGTAATTATCTAAGCGTGATCATGATCGGGCCATTGCTGATGGTGCTGGCGATTGGGATCAGCGCCACCATTTTTTCCTCAACCGTGGTTCAGACCCTGATTGCCATTGAGCCGCTAGGCACGGTGGTCCTCTTTCTAAGCCGCTTTACGCCGTTCTTCCTGGTGGTGCTGGCCTTCACCTTCATGTACGTGTTCATGCCGAACACCAAGGTGAAGCCGAAATATGCCTTGATTGGTGGCCTTATTGCCGGTGTGACCTGGCAAGGGTGCGGCATGCTCTTCGCCTCGTTCGTAGCTGGCTCGGCGCGTTACGAGGCCATCTACTCCAGCTTCGCCATCGGTATCATTCTATTGATCTGGCTCTACTTGAACTGGCTGATCTTGCTGCTGGGTTCAAGCATTGTGTTCTACATCCAGAACCCCAGTGCTATCGCCAAGCGGCACCGGGTGCGCGTTTCGCCGGCGTTGCAGGAGCAGGTGGCGCTGGTGCTGATGTGGCTGGTGTGCAAGCCGTTCAGTGAAGGTAAGGCAGCACCTCAGCAGGAGCGGCTGGAGCAGAACATGGGGGTGCCGGCGGAAGTCTCGCGCAAGATCAGCGACAAGTTGATTCGTGGCGGGTTGCTGATGCTGGCCGGTCCGGCGGGGGACGGCCTGGTGCCGGCGCGCTCGCTGGATCTGATCAGCGTCGAAGATATTCTCTCGGTTATCCGGGCTGATGAGGAACGGCTGATCCGGCGCCTGCCCAAGGTGCTGCCGGAGGATCTCTCACCGTTGCCCAATTGCAGCGACCCCCGCACCATGGCGGAGCTGCTTAAGCCCCACCGGGACTGA